One window from the genome of Anolis sagrei isolate rAnoSag1 chromosome 4, rAnoSag1.mat, whole genome shotgun sequence encodes:
- the LOC132775227 gene encoding zinc finger protein 436-like codes for MEEKASKCLECGKSFTRRHDLQQHVKTHTGEKPYSCLECGQSFSHSSGPRSHQRIHTGEKPYSCLECGKSFTRRDHLQQHVRTHTGEKPYSCLECGQSFAHSSHLRIHQRIHTGEKPYSCLECGQSFSHSSGLRSHQRIHTGEKPYKCLECGKSFSRRHNLQQHVRTHTGEKPYSCLECGQSFAQRSHLHSHERTHTGEKPYKCMECGHSFADSSHLRRHQMTHIGQKPYNCQECGQSFAQISGLRSHERTHTGEKPYTCMECGKTFAYSSALRSYLRTHMGEKPYTCLECGQRFTQSSHLNKHERTHTGGKTLMNA; via the coding sequence atggaggagaaagcgtctaaatgcctggagtgtggaaagagcttcactcggaggCATGATCTGCAGCAACAtgtaaagactcacactggggagaaaccctattcttgcctggagtgtggacagagcttttcTCATAGTTCAGGTccacgttcacatcaaaggattcacactggggagaaaccctactcctgcctggagtgtggaaagagcttcactcggagggatcatctgcagcaacatgtaaggactcacactggggagaaaccttattcctgcctggagtgtggacagagctttgctcatagtTCACACCTACGtatacatcaaaggattcacactggggagaaaccctattcttgcctggagtgtggacagagcttttctcatagttcaggtctacgttcacatcaaaggattcacactggggagaaaccctataaatgcctggagtgtggaaagagcttcagtcgaaGGCATAATCTGCAGCAACAtgtaaggactcacactggggagaaaccctattcctgcctggagtgtggacagagctttgctcaacgttcacatctacattcacatgaaaggactcacactggggagaaaccctataaatgcatggagtgtggacaTAGCTTTGCTGATAGTTCACATCTACGTAGGCATCAAATGACTCACATTGGGCAGAAACCCTATAATtgccaggaatgtggacagagctttgctcagatttcaggtctacgttcacatgaaaggacccacactggggagaaaccctatacatgcatggagtgtggaaagaccttTGCTTATAGTTCAGCTCTACGTTCCTATCTAAGGACTCACatgggggagaaaccctatacatgccttgaGTGTGGACAGAGGTTCACTCAGAGTTCTCATCTAAATAAAcatgaaaggacacacactgggggAAAAACCCTTATGAATGCttag